A stretch of the Anaeromyxobacter sp. genome encodes the following:
- a CDS encoding methyl-accepting chemotaxis protein has protein sequence MSSGLKFRHKMVLPAAAVVAAALVATGVSAALSSRASQELTRVEREHAPALEVSRDLEELLARLQGQLRDSAGAEDLAGLELADGLHAEMGRRIELAEAAGLEEEQAERLHGQVDEYYQLARHTTERLIRRDKGEVVVAATQAMAGRFRALGGELADRTARARASMATGFEAARRLQARSAALGALIMILAAVGATAFSWWLAAGLSRPLETLHRAALRIAEGDLTVPIEVTSGDEVGALAGAFLRMTGRLREIIATLGTASGDLSGAAVELDQLTRAQTALLERQATGIAQTSTTTRQLEQTSALASSRATSVLDVARRAADFSLQGQGSAQQSVEGIRQIQDSVGRIVAQSTLLLDQARAVGEIVETVKDLATQSHVLSLNASIEAVRAGEAGKGFGVVAAEVRALAEQSGQAAARIGRMVQEIQAAIQATLDLTERSRRGMEGSLDAIRASGQSLTHIGAIVKETSEAALQIATAVQQQSTGVGQIAGAMRDLDAGMEETLARIQGLEQAAAHLKATSVRISEIVSGFRVE, from the coding sequence ATGTCCTCCGGCCTCAAGTTCCGCCACAAGATGGTCCTGCCGGCCGCGGCCGTGGTGGCCGCCGCCCTGGTGGCCACCGGCGTCTCGGCGGCGCTCTCCAGCCGGGCCTCGCAGGAGCTGACCCGCGTCGAGCGGGAGCACGCCCCGGCGCTGGAGGTGTCGCGCGACCTGGAGGAGCTGCTGGCCCGGCTGCAGGGGCAGCTGCGGGACTCGGCCGGCGCCGAGGACCTGGCCGGCCTGGAGCTGGCCGACGGGCTGCACGCCGAGATGGGCCGCCGCATCGAGCTGGCGGAGGCGGCCGGCCTGGAGGAGGAGCAGGCCGAGCGGCTCCACGGGCAGGTGGACGAGTACTACCAGCTGGCGCGCCACACCACCGAGCGGCTCATCCGGCGCGACAAGGGCGAGGTGGTGGTGGCGGCCACGCAGGCCATGGCCGGGCGGTTCCGCGCCCTGGGCGGCGAGCTGGCCGACCGGACCGCCCGCGCCCGCGCCTCCATGGCGACCGGCTTCGAGGCGGCCCGCCGGCTGCAGGCCCGCTCGGCGGCCCTGGGCGCGCTCATCATGATCCTGGCCGCGGTGGGGGCCACCGCCTTCTCCTGGTGGCTGGCCGCCGGCCTGTCGCGCCCGCTCGAGACCCTGCACCGGGCCGCCCTGCGCATCGCCGAGGGCGACCTGACGGTGCCCATCGAGGTGACCTCCGGCGACGAGGTGGGGGCGCTGGCCGGCGCCTTCCTGCGCATGACCGGGCGGCTGCGCGAGATCATCGCCACCCTGGGCACCGCCTCCGGCGACCTCTCGGGCGCCGCCGTCGAGCTGGACCAGCTGACCCGGGCGCAGACCGCGCTGCTGGAGCGGCAGGCCACCGGCATCGCCCAGACCAGCACCACCACCCGCCAGCTGGAGCAGACCTCCGCCCTGGCCTCCAGCCGGGCCACCTCGGTGCTGGACGTGGCGCGGCGCGCCGCCGACTTCAGCCTGCAGGGGCAGGGCTCGGCCCAGCAGTCGGTGGAGGGCATCCGGCAGATCCAGGACTCGGTGGGGCGCATCGTGGCCCAGAGCACCCTGCTGCTCGACCAGGCCCGCGCCGTCGGCGAGATCGTCGAGACGGTGAAGGACCTGGCCACCCAGTCGCACGTCCTCTCCCTCAACGCCTCCATCGAGGCGGTGCGGGCCGGCGAGGCCGGCAAGGGGTTCGGGGTGGTGGCGGCCGAGGTGCGGGCCCTGGCCGAGCAGTCCGGCCAGGCGGCGGCGCGCATCGGCCGGATGGTGCAGGAGATCCAGGCCGCCATCCAGGCCACCCTGGACCTCACCGAGCGCTCGCGCCGCGGCATGGAGGGCAGCCTGGACGCCATCCGCGCCTCCGGCCAGAGCCTGACGCACATCGGCGCCATCGTGAAGGAGACCAGCGAGGCGGCCCTGCAGATCGCCACCGCGGTGCAGCAGCAGTCCACCGGGGTCGGCCAGATCGCCGGCGCCATGCGCGACCTGGACGCCGGCATGGAGGAGACCCTGGCCCGCATCCAGGGGCTGGAGCAGGCCGCCGCCCACCTCAAGGCCACCTCGGTGCGGATCTCCGAGATCGTCAGCGGGTTCCGGGTGGAGTGA
- a CDS encoding type IV pilus twitching motility protein PilT, translating to MSRLDPLIDRLYAEPGSELSLVTGQGASLSTPRGDQLLIKQPLTTPQIVGALTEILPEDLRPGFPQPGPTTFNYLAPAGAVEVRFALEGALARAQVLRRVAVAPARPAGPLDLDLPGTPVGQSPRRTPSGASPAVIIPPAPPPAAPATPVQPAATAPALTVPAPADPRAAFDALLEAMVARRASDLHLSSDNPPSLRIDGDITPVLGYGPLSPERLKDMLWTVAPEKNREEWHARKDTDFAHETAQARFRVNVFCDRKGIGAVLRQIPTEILTAEKMGLSKPVLDLCHLSKGLVLVTGPTGSGKSTTLAAMIDHVNRTREDHIITIEDPIEFVHPNRKCLVNQREVGVHTSGFKAALRAALREDPDVVLVGELRDLETIAIAIETAETGHLVFGTLHTNTAPSTVDRIIDQFPADRQAQIRMMLSESLKGVIAQTLCKKIGGGRVAALEVLLCNSGVANLIREGKTFQIPSIMQTGKAAGMATLGDSLLELVKKKLVEPREAWAKAVNKAELKGLLERAGIAFDPAAA from the coding sequence ATGTCCCGCCTCGACCCCCTCATCGACCGCCTGTACGCCGAGCCCGGCTCGGAGCTCTCCCTGGTGACCGGCCAGGGCGCCAGCCTGTCCACGCCACGCGGGGACCAGCTGCTCATCAAGCAGCCGCTCACCACCCCGCAGATCGTGGGGGCGCTCACCGAGATCCTGCCCGAGGACCTGCGCCCCGGCTTCCCCCAGCCCGGCCCCACCACCTTCAACTACCTGGCCCCGGCCGGCGCGGTGGAGGTGCGCTTCGCGCTCGAGGGGGCCCTGGCGCGGGCCCAGGTGCTGCGCCGCGTCGCCGTCGCCCCGGCCCGGCCGGCCGGCCCGCTCGACCTCGACCTGCCTGGCACCCCGGTGGGCCAGTCGCCGCGCCGCACCCCCAGCGGCGCCTCGCCGGCGGTCATCATCCCCCCCGCGCCGCCCCCCGCGGCGCCGGCCACGCCGGTCCAGCCCGCCGCGACCGCGCCGGCGCTCACCGTCCCGGCCCCGGCCGATCCGCGCGCCGCCTTCGACGCCCTGCTGGAGGCCATGGTGGCACGCCGCGCCTCCGACCTGCACCTCTCCAGCGACAACCCGCCCAGCCTGCGCATCGACGGCGACATCACGCCGGTGCTGGGCTACGGCCCCCTCTCCCCCGAGCGGCTCAAGGACATGCTCTGGACGGTGGCCCCGGAGAAGAACCGCGAGGAGTGGCACGCCCGCAAGGACACCGACTTCGCCCACGAGACGGCCCAGGCCCGCTTCCGCGTCAACGTCTTCTGCGACCGCAAGGGCATCGGCGCGGTGCTGCGGCAGATCCCCACCGAGATCCTGACCGCCGAGAAGATGGGGCTCTCGAAGCCGGTGCTGGACCTGTGCCACCTCAGCAAGGGGCTGGTGCTGGTGACCGGCCCCACCGGCTCCGGCAAGTCCACCACGCTGGCGGCCATGATCGACCACGTCAACCGCACCCGCGAGGACCACATCATCACCATCGAGGACCCCATCGAGTTCGTGCACCCCAACCGCAAGTGCCTGGTGAACCAGCGCGAGGTGGGGGTGCACACCAGCGGGTTCAAGGCGGCCCTGCGGGCCGCGCTGCGCGAGGACCCGGACGTGGTGCTGGTGGGCGAGCTGCGCGATCTCGAGACCATCGCCATCGCCATCGAGACCGCCGAGACCGGCCACCTGGTCTTCGGCACGCTGCACACCAACACCGCCCCCTCCACGGTGGACCGGATCATCGACCAGTTCCCGGCCGACCGGCAGGCCCAGATCCGCATGATGCTCTCCGAGTCGCTGAAGGGCGTCATCGCCCAGACCCTGTGCAAGAAGATCGGGGGCGGGCGGGTGGCGGCCCTGGAGGTGCTGCTGTGCAACTCGGGCGTGGCCAACCTGATCCGCGAGGGCAAGACCTTCCAGATCCCCTCCATCATGCAGACCGGCAAGGCGGCCGGCATGGCCACCCTGGGCGACTCGCTGCTGGAGCTGGTGAAGAAGAAGCTGGTGGAGCCGAGGGAGGCCTGGGCCAAGGCCGTCAACAAGGCGGAGCTCAAGGGGCTGCTGGAGCGGGCCGGCATCGCCTTCGATCCCGCCGCCGCGTGA
- a CDS encoding methyl-accepting chemotaxis protein, with protein sequence MRSTRYDLYGALVGVGLPVLGTLLEAWTRHGGVSPEALAAAFAGQPLLWIMATTPVVLGGLGHVLVRQHGEIVRQSSEIVRQSGEIVTLEQARRESLQGTASELFARAQGLLGNVSNFTATTEETAGSVRQASGTLHALAQASSAAALSAEQVVGIALKAERAGDQGLRQAEAVHGDLVQLADDVRDLAARIEALDGRLAEVVAAAGVDRPGARLPERLAEALAAAQRTMGGALELARAGAVRAEAGALQAGETPRVVQAFEAALGESARAAREIARVAQQQEQGVEVALRAMAQISHATEGATASTLEVAKEARALNDLATALRQAVKATPGPRVG encoded by the coding sequence ATGAGGAGCACCCGCTACGATCTCTACGGCGCCCTGGTCGGCGTCGGCCTGCCCGTCCTCGGCACGCTGCTCGAGGCCTGGACGCGCCACGGCGGCGTCTCGCCCGAGGCCCTGGCGGCGGCCTTCGCAGGGCAGCCGCTCCTCTGGATCATGGCCACCACCCCGGTGGTGCTGGGCGGCCTGGGCCACGTGCTGGTGCGCCAGCACGGCGAGATCGTCCGCCAGAGCAGCGAGATCGTGCGGCAGAGCGGCGAGATCGTGACGCTGGAGCAGGCGCGCCGCGAGAGCCTGCAGGGCACCGCCTCCGAGCTCTTCGCCAGGGCCCAGGGGCTGCTGGGCAACGTCTCCAACTTCACCGCCACCACCGAGGAGACCGCCGGCAGCGTCCGCCAGGCCTCCGGCACGCTGCACGCGCTGGCGCAGGCCTCCAGCGCGGCGGCCCTCTCGGCCGAGCAGGTGGTCGGCATCGCGCTCAAGGCCGAGCGGGCCGGCGACCAGGGGCTGCGCCAGGCCGAGGCGGTGCACGGCGATCTGGTGCAGCTGGCCGACGACGTGCGCGACCTGGCGGCCCGCATCGAGGCGCTCGACGGGCGCCTGGCCGAGGTGGTGGCCGCCGCGGGGGTCGACCGCCCGGGGGCGCGCCTGCCGGAGCGGCTGGCCGAGGCGCTGGCCGCGGCCCAGCGGACCATGGGCGGGGCCCTGGAGCTGGCCCGGGCCGGGGCGGTGCGCGCCGAGGCCGGCGCGCTGCAGGCCGGGGAGACCCCGCGGGTGGTGCAGGCCTTCGAGGCGGCGCTGGGCGAGTCGGCCCGGGCGGCCCGCGAGATCGCGCGGGTGGCCCAGCAGCAGGAGCAGGGGGTGGAGGTGGCGCTGCGCGCCATGGCCCAGATCTCCCACGCCACCGAGGGCGCCACCGCCTCCACGCTGGAGGTGGCCAAGGAGGCGCGCGCCCTCAACGACCTGGCCACGGCGCTGCGGCAGGCGGTCAAGGCGACGCCGGGGCCGCGCGTAGGGTGA
- a CDS encoding chemotaxis protein codes for MYTRRYFFYGAAFGLLFPLAGSVIEAALGPAGLTVQGLVEAQARPLLWIIWTAPLFLGVLASIAGRQQDLLVRSEAAKREEFLDTARTLVSAAQSLLSSVSAFSSMTAETAASVRETTATMGQLGHTATQAALTAETVIGLAQQGARVSAEGLAAVETSQGEMSKLADEVKALSQKIEGLNGRMRDIFEIASVVNYIADRSQRLADRAVVEAQKAGPAGVGFADVVAEMRHHAEDAKRAAAQVKGILSEVHKAMLSAMTAAEVGIRRAEQGASVAAGTGETIRRLANALKESSGAAREIATVAQQQDHGIDQVLKAMNEIYLATQETMSSTQAVATEAKALNDLASGLKRAVAD; via the coding sequence ATGTACACGCGGAGGTACTTCTTCTACGGCGCGGCCTTTGGCCTGCTCTTCCCGCTGGCCGGCTCGGTGATCGAGGCGGCGCTCGGGCCAGCCGGACTCACCGTCCAGGGCCTGGTGGAGGCCCAGGCGCGGCCGCTGCTCTGGATCATCTGGACCGCGCCGCTCTTCCTGGGCGTGCTGGCCTCCATCGCCGGCCGCCAGCAGGACCTGCTGGTGCGGTCGGAGGCGGCCAAGCGCGAGGAGTTCCTCGACACCGCCCGCACCCTGGTGTCGGCGGCCCAGTCGCTGCTCTCCTCGGTGAGCGCCTTCTCCAGCATGACGGCCGAGACCGCCGCCAGCGTGCGCGAGACCACCGCCACCATGGGCCAGCTGGGCCACACCGCCACCCAGGCGGCCCTCACCGCCGAGACCGTGATCGGCCTGGCGCAGCAGGGCGCCCGCGTCTCGGCCGAGGGGCTGGCCGCCGTGGAGACCAGCCAGGGCGAGATGTCCAAGCTGGCCGACGAGGTGAAGGCCCTGTCGCAGAAGATCGAGGGGCTGAACGGCCGGATGCGCGACATCTTCGAGATCGCCTCGGTGGTGAACTACATCGCCGACCGCTCGCAGCGGCTGGCCGACCGCGCCGTGGTGGAGGCCCAGAAGGCCGGGCCGGCCGGCGTCGGCTTCGCCGACGTGGTGGCCGAGATGCGCCACCACGCCGAGGACGCCAAGCGGGCCGCCGCCCAGGTGAAGGGCATCCTCTCCGAGGTCCACAAGGCCATGCTCTCGGCCATGACCGCCGCCGAGGTGGGCATCCGCCGCGCCGAGCAGGGCGCCTCGGTGGCGGCCGGCACCGGCGAGACCATCCGGCGCCTGGCCAACGCCCTCAAGGAGTCGTCGGGGGCGGCCCGGGAGATCGCCACGGTGGCCCAGCAGCAGGACCACGGCATCGACCAGGTGCTGAAGGCCATGAACGAGATCTACCTGGCCACCCAGGAGACCATGAGCTCCACCCAGGCGGTGGCCACCGAGGCCAAGGCCCTCAACGACCTGGCCAGCGGCCTGAAGCGGGCGGTGGCGGACTAG
- a CDS encoding pyridoxamine 5'-phosphate oxidase family protein, with the protein MTERDYATLLAAYRTAILTTRGADGHLHSRPMAMRQRVRGEEIWFATSIGSNKCKDLDHEPQCALSFTGEEGQPTLSVSGTGEVIRDRRLMRELWDASWARWFPGGPEAPEAALIRVIPEHVERHGPGPGRLEVLFTAARRARR; encoded by the coding sequence ATGACGGAACGCGACTACGCCACCCTGCTCGCCGCCTACCGGACCGCCATCCTCACCACCCGCGGCGCCGATGGCCACCTCCACTCCCGCCCCATGGCCATGCGCCAGCGGGTGCGCGGCGAGGAGATCTGGTTCGCCACCTCCATCGGCTCCAACAAGTGCAAGGACCTGGACCACGAGCCGCAGTGCGCCCTCTCGTTCACCGGCGAGGAGGGCCAGCCCACGCTCTCGGTCTCGGGCACCGGCGAGGTGATCCGCGACCGCCGGCTGATGCGCGAGCTGTGGGACGCCTCCTGGGCCCGCTGGTTCCCCGGCGGCCCCGAGGCGCCCGAGGCGGCCCTGATCCGCGTCATCCCGGAGCACGTGGAGCGCCACGGGCCGGGGCCCGGCCGGCTGGAGGTGCTCTTCACCGCGGCCAGGCGGGCGCGCCGCTGA
- a CDS encoding GNAT family N-acetyltransferase — MELRPATAADLPALATGLARLPLLVRYGRSEGRIALDLTAALARGDGLLLAVEAGRPAGLAWYLRDGTFGLGGYLRLMAVLPEAQARGAGAALLAAFEAEVAARCAHAFLLCSDFNEAAQGFYERHGWSRVGALPGLVLPGVGELVYWKRVRPI; from the coding sequence ATGGAGCTCCGCCCCGCCACCGCCGCCGACCTCCCCGCCCTGGCGACCGGGCTGGCGCGCCTGCCGCTGCTGGTCCGCTACGGGCGGAGCGAAGGGCGCATCGCCCTCGACCTGACCGCGGCGCTGGCGCGCGGCGACGGGCTGCTGCTGGCGGTGGAGGCGGGACGTCCAGCCGGGCTGGCCTGGTACCTGCGGGACGGGACCTTCGGCCTGGGCGGCTACCTCCGGCTCATGGCCGTGCTGCCCGAGGCGCAGGCCCGCGGCGCCGGCGCCGCGCTGCTGGCGGCCTTCGAGGCCGAGGTGGCGGCCAGGTGCGCCCACGCCTTCCTGCTCTGCTCCGACTTCAACGAGGCGGCGCAGGGCTTCTACGAGCGGCACGGCTGGAGCCGGGTGGGCGCCCTCCCGGGGCTGGTGCTGCCGGGGGTCGGGGAGCTGGTCTACTGGAAGCGGGTGCGCCCGATCTGA
- a CDS encoding HAD family hydrolase — protein sequence MTLRALDEPGPFEAVLFDFHATLVDQGDPHAWLELAWRHAARPATARDTLGPARADRLAAWVDRIWEHVLEVDPHNQRDLSSRRHREVYDTLVARLPEVDPALSQALYQVMLETWIPYDDALPVLRELRRRGLKLALISNVGVDVRSVLERGGMAGLFDAVLLSFEVGAVKPHAPIFERALSALGVAPGRALMVGDSARDDAGAAQLGIRTLLLPRTRGAVHGLDLVLRLVGP from the coding sequence GTGACGCTCCGCGCGCTCGACGAGCCGGGCCCCTTCGAGGCGGTGCTCTTCGACTTCCACGCCACCCTGGTGGACCAGGGAGACCCGCACGCCTGGCTGGAGCTGGCCTGGCGGCACGCGGCCCGCCCCGCGACGGCGCGAGACACCCTGGGGCCGGCCCGCGCCGACCGGCTGGCCGCCTGGGTCGACCGCATCTGGGAGCACGTGCTGGAGGTCGACCCGCACAACCAGCGCGACCTGTCCTCGCGGCGCCACCGGGAGGTCTACGATACCCTGGTGGCCCGCCTCCCCGAGGTGGACCCGGCGCTGTCCCAGGCCCTCTACCAGGTCATGCTCGAGACCTGGATCCCCTACGACGACGCCCTGCCGGTGCTGCGCGAGCTCAGGCGGCGCGGCCTGAAGCTGGCCCTCATCTCCAACGTGGGCGTCGACGTGCGCAGCGTGCTGGAGCGCGGCGGGATGGCCGGGCTGTTCGACGCGGTGCTCCTCTCCTTCGAGGTGGGCGCCGTGAAGCCGCACGCGCCCATCTTCGAGCGGGCGCTCTCGGCCCTGGGCGTCGCCCCGGGCCGCGCCCTCATGGTGGGCGACAGCGCCCGCGACGACGCCGGCGCGGCCCAGCTGGGCATCCGCACCCTGCTCCTCCCGCGCACCCGCGGCGCGGTGCACGGGCTGGACCTGGTGCTCCGGCTGGTCGGGCCGTGA
- a CDS encoding carboxypeptidase regulatory-like domain-containing protein: protein MKRALIPAMVATSVLLAGLLGFLAWKRFLAAPPPPPPAAEQVAHAPAAPAAVTTPTHAEAGHGAEAATPTPTATPTPTATPTATPTATPTAPPAHRDGHGEPPSAGADRRSAAQRDLERQRAQEAANAAIFSDRPSTGDEPPEPGQVRSGPRIPTLRAPNRAIARAPYLAQPLPAPRAPRDQASPRDAPIHRATGPTPAPASGPARAPGGPRLTGAISGTLRRAAGAPLPGTTVLALTSAGDDAFETVTDDEGFFLLAALEPGRYLLFAGLGGGGAARLPARAVEVASGAVSRADLREPAGGATVRVRALGASGAPVPGQAVLVAGPVPAPASLPALLGSDAIFFPEPGAGGVLTRVPAGVYTLVLLQEAGAPPRVARQRVLVRGEGEQQIELRLPADVLVARPDAG, encoded by the coding sequence ATGAAGCGCGCGCTCATCCCCGCCATGGTGGCCACCTCGGTGCTGCTGGCCGGCTTGCTGGGCTTCCTGGCCTGGAAGCGGTTCCTGGCCGCCCCCCCGCCGCCACCGCCCGCCGCCGAGCAGGTGGCCCACGCCCCGGCCGCGCCAGCGGCGGTCACCACCCCGACCCACGCCGAGGCCGGCCACGGGGCGGAGGCGGCGACCCCGACCCCGACCGCGACCCCGACCCCGACCGCGACCCCGACCGCGACCCCGACCGCGACCCCGACCGCACCCCCGGCCCACCGCGACGGCCACGGCGAGCCACCATCCGCCGGCGCCGATCGGCGCAGCGCGGCGCAGCGCGACCTCGAGCGCCAGCGCGCGCAGGAGGCCGCCAACGCGGCCATCTTCTCCGACCGGCCGTCCACCGGAGACGAGCCGCCGGAGCCCGGCCAGGTCCGCAGCGGGCCGCGCATCCCGACCCTGCGCGCGCCCAACCGCGCCATCGCCCGGGCGCCCTACCTGGCCCAGCCCCTCCCCGCGCCGCGCGCCCCGCGCGACCAGGCCTCCCCGCGGGACGCCCCGATCCACCGCGCCACCGGCCCGACTCCCGCGCCGGCGTCGGGGCCGGCCCGCGCGCCGGGTGGCCCCCGCCTCACCGGCGCCATCTCCGGCACGCTGCGCCGCGCCGCCGGGGCCCCGCTGCCGGGCACCACCGTGCTGGCCCTCACCAGCGCCGGCGACGACGCCTTCGAGACGGTCACCGACGACGAGGGCTTCTTCCTGCTGGCCGCCCTGGAGCCGGGGCGGTACCTGCTCTTCGCCGGCCTGGGCGGGGGCGGGGCCGCGCGCCTGCCGGCCCGCGCCGTGGAGGTGGCCAGCGGGGCCGTGTCGCGCGCCGACCTGCGCGAGCCGGCCGGTGGCGCCACCGTCCGCGTCCGTGCGCTCGGCGCCTCGGGGGCCCCGGTGCCCGGCCAGGCCGTGCTGGTGGCCGGCCCGGTGCCCGCCCCGGCCTCCCTCCCGGCGCTGCTCGGCAGCGACGCCATCTTCTTCCCCGAGCCCGGCGCGGGGGGCGTGCTGACCCGCGTCCCGGCCGGCGTCTACACGCTGGTGCTCCTGCAGGAGGCCGGCGCCCCGCCGCGGGTGGCGCGCCAGCGCGTCCTGGTGCGCGGCGAGGGCGAGCAGCAGATCGAGCTGCGGCTCCCGGCCGACGTGCTGGTGGCGCGGCCGGACGCCGGATGA
- a CDS encoding FKBP-type peptidyl-prolyl cis-trans isomerase — protein MPSPPNGDSPVKTALTATLAASLLLAACAPSAPPKPALKTDDDKTVYAVGVAIHKSLETFAFTPAELDLVLAGIKDAAGNKAEVKLEEKQNDIQKLALARRAAAGAAAQKSGGEYLEKAAKEPGAVKTASGLIYIPVKEGTGAAPAVTDQVKVNYKGKLTDGKVFDASEKHGGPATFPLNGVIPCWTEGVQKMKVGGKARLVCPAAIAYGDRGAGGDIPPGATLDFEVELLEIVK, from the coding sequence CTGCCGTCCCCACCCAATGGAGACTCACCAGTGAAGACCGCCCTCACCGCCACCCTCGCCGCCTCCCTGCTCCTCGCCGCCTGCGCCCCCTCGGCCCCGCCGAAGCCGGCGCTCAAGACCGACGACGACAAGACCGTCTACGCGGTGGGCGTGGCCATCCACAAGAGCCTGGAGACCTTCGCCTTCACCCCGGCCGAGCTGGACCTGGTCCTGGCCGGCATCAAGGACGCCGCGGGCAACAAGGCGGAGGTGAAGCTGGAGGAGAAGCAGAACGACATCCAGAAGCTGGCCCTGGCGCGCCGCGCCGCCGCCGGCGCCGCCGCCCAGAAGTCGGGCGGCGAGTACCTGGAGAAGGCCGCCAAGGAGCCGGGCGCGGTCAAGACCGCCTCCGGCCTGATCTACATCCCGGTCAAGGAGGGCACCGGCGCCGCGCCGGCGGTGACCGACCAGGTGAAGGTGAACTACAAGGGCAAGCTGACCGACGGCAAGGTGTTCGACGCCTCCGAGAAGCACGGCGGTCCGGCCACCTTCCCGCTCAACGGCGTCATCCCCTGCTGGACCGAGGGCGTGCAGAAGATGAAGGTGGGCGGCAAGGCCCGCCTGGTCTGCCCGGCGGCCATCGCCTACGGCGACCGCGGCGCGGGCGGCGACATCCCGCCCGGCGCCACCCTCGACTTCGAGGTGGAGCTCCTCGAGATCGTGAAGTAG
- the acs gene encoding acetate--CoA ligase — MPTKPQLEGEVFYPTAEVVAQARVKSWDEVAARASADLEGFWGAEAEELEWYRKWDKVLDDSKKPFFQWFKGAQCNIVHNALDRHQRTWRKNKLSLIWVGERNEVRTYSYFALNRDVCKFANVLKAMGVKKGDRVTIYMPRIPEIVIAMLACAKIGAIHSVVYGGFSVDALQGRIEDSESKVVVTADGGFMNGKVVELKKIVDDAVRKCPTVETVIVVQRTAHEIRMEAGRDYWYHELMKLPLATGSCPTEVMDSNDPLYILYTSGTTGKPKGLTHGHGGYMTGIHATLKYVFDMKDEDRYWCAADPGWVTGHSYIVYAPLLCGATTFMYEGAPTYPYPNKWWSLVEKYGITILYTAPTAIRGLMRFGASWPARHDLSTLRLLGSVGEPINPEAWKWYHREIGRGRCPIMDTWWQTETGMFQITPVPSMPLKPGSAAKPFFGQEAVVLDEKGAAVADGEEGFLVLKKPWPAMATTIYKDAERWAKTYWTTYPGMYCAGDSAKRDKDGYFWVIGRTDDVIKVSGYRLGTAEVESALVSHPAVSEAAVIGLPHEVKGQAIHCYCVLRQGRVASDDLAEEVRNHVATHMGPIVKPEKVTFVDTLPKTRSGKIMRRVLKARAQGLPEGDVSTLED; from the coding sequence ATGCCCACCAAGCCCCAGCTGGAAGGCGAGGTCTTCTACCCGACGGCCGAGGTCGTCGCGCAGGCCCGCGTCAAGAGCTGGGACGAGGTCGCGGCGCGCGCCTCGGCGGACCTGGAGGGCTTCTGGGGGGCCGAGGCCGAGGAGCTCGAGTGGTACCGCAAGTGGGACAAGGTGCTCGACGACTCCAAGAAGCCCTTCTTCCAGTGGTTCAAGGGCGCGCAGTGCAACATCGTGCACAACGCCCTGGACCGCCACCAGCGCACCTGGCGCAAGAACAAGCTCTCGCTCATCTGGGTGGGCGAGCGGAACGAGGTCCGCACCTACTCGTACTTCGCGCTCAACCGGGACGTCTGCAAGTTCGCCAACGTCCTCAAGGCCATGGGCGTGAAGAAGGGCGACCGCGTCACCATCTACATGCCGCGCATCCCGGAGATCGTCATCGCCATGCTGGCCTGCGCCAAGATCGGCGCGATCCACTCGGTGGTCTACGGCGGGTTCTCGGTGGACGCGCTGCAGGGGCGCATCGAGGACTCCGAGTCGAAGGTGGTGGTCACCGCCGACGGCGGCTTCATGAACGGCAAGGTGGTGGAGCTGAAGAAGATCGTGGACGACGCCGTCCGCAAGTGCCCCACCGTGGAGACCGTCATCGTGGTGCAGCGCACCGCCCACGAGATCCGCATGGAGGCCGGCCGCGACTACTGGTACCACGAGCTCATGAAGCTGCCGCTGGCCACCGGCAGCTGCCCCACCGAGGTGATGGACTCGAACGACCCCCTCTACATCCTCTACACGTCGGGGACCACCGGGAAGCCGAAGGGGCTGACCCACGGCCACGGCGGCTACATGACCGGCATCCACGCCACCCTGAAGTACGTCTTCGACATGAAGGACGAGGACCGCTACTGGTGCGCCGCCGATCCGGGGTGGGTGACCGGCCACAGCTACATCGTCTACGCCCCGCTGCTGTGCGGCGCGACCACCTTCATGTACGAGGGGGCCCCCACCTACCCGTACCCCAACAAGTGGTGGTCGCTGGTCGAGAAGTACGGCATCACCATCCTCTACACCGCCCCCACCGCCATCCGCGGCCTGATGCGCTTCGGCGCCTCGTGGCCGGCCCGCCACGACCTCTCCACCCTGCGGCTGCTCGGCTCGGTGGGTGAGCCCATCAACCCCGAGGCGTGGAAGTGGTACCACCGCGAGATCGGCCGCGGCCGCTGCCCCATCATGGACACCTGGTGGCAGACCGAGACCGGCATGTTCCAGATCACGCCGGTCCCGTCGATGCCGCTCAAGCCGGGCTCTGCCGCCAAGCCGTTCTTCGGGCAGGAGGCGGTGGTGCTCGACGAGAAGGGCGCCGCGGTGGCGGACGGCGAGGAGGGCTTCCTGGTCCTCAAGAAGCCCTGGCCGGCCATGGCCACCACCATCTACAAGGACGCCGAGCGCTGGGCCAAGACCTACTGGACCACCTACCCTGGCATGTACTGCGCCGGGGACTCGGCCAAGCGCGACAAGGACGGCTACTTCTGGGTCATCGGCCGGACCGACGACGTCATCAAGGTCTCCGGCTACCGGCTCGGCACCGCCGAGGTGGAGAGCGCGCTGGTGTCGCACCCGGCCGTCTCCGAGGCGGCGGTCATCGGCCTGCCGCACGAGGTGAAGGGCCAGGCCATCCACTGCTACTGCGTGCTGCGGCAGGGGCGCGTGGCCTCCGACGATCTGGCCGAGGAGGTGCGCAACCACGTGGCCACGCACATGGGCCCCATCGTCAAGCCGGAGAAGGTCACCTTCGTGGACACCCTGCCCAAGACCCGGTCCGGCAAGATCATGCGGCGGGTCCTCAAGGCGCGCGCCCAGGGGCTGCCCGAGGGCGACGTCTCGACCCTGGAGGACTAG